A genome region from Candidatus Firestonebacteria bacterium RIFOXYD2_FULL_39_29 includes the following:
- a CDS encoding 3-oxoacyl-[acyl-carrier-protein] reductase, whose amino-acid sequence MLKGKVALVTGAAQGIGKAIAETLAKEGANVAICDVNIEKAEETAKELAKLGIKTAAYKTNVSVAAECDALIDSTVKDLGKLDILVNNAGVTRDGLLIRMSEQDWDLVIAINLKGTFNCTKAAVKTMMKARYGRIINISSVIGLMGNAGQVNYAASKSGVLGITRSIAKEYANRNITVNAVAPGYIQTAMTDKLTEEQKQAMLKFVPLSRMGQPQDVANGVLFFASPLADYVTGQVLAIDGGMVMS is encoded by the coding sequence ATGTTAAAGGGAAAGGTGGCACTGGTAACAGGGGCGGCTCAGGGTATAGGTAAAGCTATTGCGGAAACTCTGGCGAAGGAAGGGGCTAATGTTGCGATCTGTGATGTAAATATAGAAAAGGCGGAGGAGACTGCGAAAGAATTGGCTAAGCTGGGAATAAAGACAGCGGCTTATAAAACAAATGTTTCGGTGGCGGCGGAGTGCGATGCTTTGATTGACAGCACCGTGAAGGACCTTGGAAAGCTGGATATTCTTGTTAATAACGCGGGAGTTACCAGAGATGGGCTTCTTATTCGTATGTCTGAGCAGGACTGGGATCTGGTTATTGCTATCAATTTAAAAGGTACTTTCAACTGCACTAAAGCGGCTGTAAAGACCATGATGAAGGCAAGATACGGGCGTATTATTAATATTTCTTCGGTTATCGGACTTATGGGAAATGCCGGACAGGTTAATTATGCGGCTTCAAAGTCCGGTGTTTTAGGTATTACCAGGTCTATAGCCAAGGAGTATGCAAACAGGAATATCACCGTAAACGCAGTTGCCCCGGGGTATATCCAGACAGCAATGACGGATAAGCTTACAGAAGAGCAAAAACAGGCGATGCTTAAGTTTGTCCCCCTTTCCAGGATGGGACAGCCTCAGGATGTAGCAAATGGCGTTCTTTTCTTTGCCTCACCCCTTGCTGACTATGTAACCGGCCAGGTTTTAGCGATTGACGGCGGGATGGTAATGTCTTAA
- a CDS encoding acyl carrier protein: MATIEERVKKIIVEQLGVEEAQVTPTASFVDDLGADSLDTVELVMAFEEEFGIEIPDTDAEKIKAVSNVVEYLKEKTNS; the protein is encoded by the coding sequence ATGGCTACAATTGAAGAGAGAGTGAAAAAAATCATAGTTGAACAGCTGGGCGTAGAAGAAGCCCAGGTTACCCCAACCGCATCATTTGTTGATGATCTGGGTGCGGATTCTCTGGATACAGTCGAACTTGTTATGGCTTTCGAAGAAGAATTCGGAATAGAAATACCGGATACTGATGCCGAAAAGATCAAGGCAGTCTCGAATGTCGTTGAATACTTAAAAGAAAAAACCAACTCCTAA
- a CDS encoding beta-ketoacyl-[acyl-carrier-protein] synthase II produces MKRRVVVTGLGVISPAGNDVNTFWKSLCDGVSCADKITKYDASRLTTQIACEVKGFDPTLYTDKKSARRMDGFTQYAIAASVQAMKDSGLDVTKEDATRMGVIIGSGIGGLTTLMDQTYTLIEKGPSRISPFFIAMMISNMAAGMVSIQLGLKGPSACVVTACASGNNSLGTSYRHIQYGDADVMVAGGSECTIVELAMAGFCSAQAMSCRNDDPKHASRPFDKDRDGFVMGEGSGIVVLEELEHAKARGAKIYAEMVGYGMSSDAYHMTAPPADGEGGARAMQNCINDAGAKPEEVDYVNAHGTSTPLGDTGETAAIKRVFKEHAYKLSVSGTKSMIGHMLGAAGGVEFIATVLSVKNDLITPTINLVTPDPACDLDYVPNKAKQKTVNLAISNSFGFGGHNATVAVKKYIG; encoded by the coding sequence ATGAAACGTAGAGTCGTAGTTACCGGCCTCGGGGTGATCTCCCCGGCCGGTAATGATGTTAATACTTTCTGGAAGAGCCTTTGTGACGGCGTCAGCTGTGCGGATAAAATTACCAAGTATGACGCTTCCCGTCTGACTACTCAAATTGCCTGTGAAGTCAAAGGGTTCGATCCTACATTATATACAGATAAAAAGAGTGCCCGGCGTATGGATGGTTTTACCCAGTATGCTATAGCAGCTTCTGTCCAGGCAATGAAAGATTCCGGTTTGGATGTCACCAAAGAGGATGCTACCAGGATGGGTGTTATTATAGGTTCAGGAATAGGCGGCTTAACAACCCTTATGGACCAGACCTATACACTTATCGAAAAAGGCCCATCAAGAATAAGTCCTTTCTTTATTGCCATGATGATTTCTAACATGGCCGCAGGTATGGTTTCAATACAGCTTGGGTTAAAAGGTCCAAGCGCTTGTGTTGTGACAGCCTGTGCTTCAGGTAATAACAGCCTTGGTACATCATACCGGCATATTCAATATGGAGATGCTGATGTCATGGTGGCCGGCGGTTCTGAGTGTACTATAGTAGAACTTGCAATGGCAGGTTTTTGTTCTGCTCAGGCAATGTCCTGCCGTAATGATGACCCAAAACATGCCAGCCGTCCTTTCGATAAAGACAGGGATGGTTTTGTTATGGGAGAAGGTTCAGGTATTGTGGTTTTGGAAGAGCTTGAGCATGCCAAAGCAAGGGGCGCAAAAATTTACGCGGAGATGGTAGGTTATGGAATGTCTTCCGATGCTTACCATATGACTGCCCCGCCGGCAGACGGAGAAGGCGGCGCAAGAGCAATGCAAAATTGTATCAATGATGCCGGTGCAAAACCGGAAGAAGTTGATTATGTTAATGCTCACGGGACCTCTACACCTTTAGGTGATACCGGGGAAACAGCTGCAATAAAGCGTGTTTTTAAAGAACATGCCTATAAACTTTCTGTAAGCGGTACAAAATCCATGATAGGCCATATGCTGGGCGCAGCCGGAGGGGTTGAGTTTATTGCAACCGTGCTTTCGGTAAAGAATGACCTTATTACACCGACGATCAATTTGGTTACGCCGGATCCTGCGTGTGATCTTGATTATGTGCCAAATAAAGCAAAACAAAAAACCGTTAATCTTGCTATTTCCAATTCTTTTGGTTTTGGCGGGCATAACGCTACTGTTGCGGTTAAAAAATATATTG